In one window of Azospirillaceae bacterium DNA:
- the typA gene encoding translational GTPase TypA has product MDIRNVAIIAHVDHGKTTLVDQLLKQSGAFRENQQVAERVMDSNDLERERGITILAKCTSVEWNGLRINIVDTPGHADFGGEVERIMSMVDGVVLLVDAAEGPLPQTKFVLGKALKLGLRPIVLINKVDRPDARAHEVHDEIFDLFASMDANEEQLDFPTLFASGRQGWASETVDGPHKDLTPLFELIKRHVPAPKVDPEGTFAMLATTLEANPYLGRLLTGRIQSGRVKSNMVVKSLSPDGTVVEQTRVTKVLAFRGVDRVPVEEAEAGDIVALAGFTKATVADTLCDTSLEQPLKAQPIDPPTIAMTFLVNDSPLAGTEGDKVTSRVIRDRLLREAEGNVAIRITESDDKDSFEVAGRGELQLGILIETMRREGFELSISRPRVLLKTDSETGQKLEPMEEVTIDVDEEYSGVVVQKLQERKGEMLEMRPSGGGKLRLVFLMPSRGLIGYQSEFLTDTRGTGVLNRIFHSYAPFKGTIAARRNGMLISNGDGEAVAYALWNLEDRGPMMIEPGWKVYQGMIVGEHSRGNDLEVNVLKGKQLTNIRAAGKDDAVRLTPPIRMTLEKALSYIADDELVEVTPKSIRLRKKLLDPNERKKADRQAAAS; this is encoded by the coding sequence ATGGACATCCGCAACGTCGCGATCATCGCGCACGTCGACCACGGCAAAACCACTCTCGTCGACCAGCTCCTCAAGCAATCCGGCGCGTTCCGCGAGAACCAGCAGGTTGCAGAGCGCGTGATGGACTCCAACGACCTGGAGCGCGAGCGCGGCATCACCATCCTGGCGAAGTGCACCTCGGTCGAGTGGAACGGCCTGCGCATCAACATCGTCGACACCCCGGGCCACGCCGACTTCGGGGGCGAGGTCGAGCGCATCATGAGCATGGTGGACGGCGTCGTCCTGCTGGTGGATGCGGCCGAAGGCCCGCTGCCGCAGACCAAGTTCGTGCTGGGCAAGGCCCTGAAGCTGGGCCTGCGGCCCATCGTCCTGATCAACAAGGTGGACCGTCCGGACGCGCGCGCCCACGAGGTGCACGACGAGATCTTCGACCTGTTCGCCTCGATGGACGCGAACGAGGAGCAGCTGGACTTCCCGACGCTGTTCGCCTCGGGCCGCCAGGGCTGGGCGTCGGAGACCGTGGACGGCCCGCACAAGGACCTGACCCCGCTGTTCGAGCTGATCAAGCGCCACGTGCCGGCGCCGAAGGTGGACCCGGAGGGCACCTTCGCCATGCTGGCGACGACGCTGGAGGCCAACCCCTACCTGGGTCGCCTGCTGACCGGCCGCATCCAGTCCGGCCGGGTCAAGTCGAACATGGTCGTGAAGTCCCTCAGCCCGGACGGCACCGTCGTCGAACAGACCCGCGTGACCAAGGTGCTGGCCTTCCGCGGGGTCGATCGCGTCCCCGTCGAGGAGGCCGAGGCCGGCGACATCGTGGCGCTGGCGGGCTTCACCAAGGCGACCGTGGCCGACACCCTGTGCGACACCTCGCTCGAGCAGCCGCTGAAGGCGCAGCCGATCGACCCGCCGACCATCGCCATGACCTTCCTGGTCAACGACAGCCCGCTGGCCGGCACCGAGGGGGACAAGGTGACCAGCCGCGTCATCCGCGACCGCCTGCTGCGCGAGGCCGAGGGGAACGTGGCCATCCGCATCACCGAGAGCGACGACAAGGACAGCTTCGAGGTGGCGGGCCGTGGTGAGCTGCAGCTCGGCATCCTGATCGAGACCATGCGCCGCGAGGGTTTCGAGCTTTCGATCTCGCGCCCGCGGGTGCTGCTGAAGACCGATTCCGAGACCGGCCAGAAGCTGGAGCCGATGGAGGAGGTCACCATCGACGTCGACGAGGAATACTCGGGCGTCGTGGTGCAAAAGCTCCAGGAGCGCAAGGGCGAGATGCTGGAGATGCGCCCGTCGGGGGGCGGCAAGCTGCGCCTGGTGTTCCTGATGCCGTCACGCGGCCTGATCGGCTACCAGTCGGAGTTCCTGACTGACACGCGCGGCACCGGCGTGCTGAACCGGATCTTCCACAGCTACGCGCCGTTCAAGGGCACGATCGCGGCCCGCCGGAACGGGATGCTGATCTCCAACGGCGACGGCGAGGCGGTGGCCTACGCGCTGTGGAACCTGGAAGACCGCGGCCCCATGATGATCGAGCCGGGCTGGAAGGTTTACCAGGGCATGATCGTGGGCGAGCACAGCCGCGGGAACGACCTGGAAGTCAACGTGCTGAAAGGCAAGCAGCTGACCAACATCCGCGCCGCCGGCAAGGACGACGCGGTGCGCCTGACTCCGCCGATCCGGATGACGCTGGAAAAGGCGTTGTCCTACATCGCCGACGACGAGCTGGTGGAGGTCACGCCCAAGTCCATCCGCTTGCGCAAGAAGCTGCTCGACCCGAACGAGCGCAAGAAGGCCGACCGCCAGGCCGCCGCCAGCTGA
- a CDS encoding autotransporter assembly complex family protein — protein MGRRKTGTWGGRIPVRLGVAACAAALVSISQGPVSRGLAQEATVPPPPIPPPPADAPEPEAGTFPYEVRLEGVDGEGELEGLIREASSLIRLQDEPPPSAAGLRRRAQTDEARIVQAMRSLGYYDGVVDIAVDPDATPAVVTVGITPGPRYTFDVVEVVAADGRPLPIDPPSPADLDLEKGRPALARQVVAAQERLADAFAKAGRPFARVVDRRAVVDHGKDAMDVTYVVDPGPPVRFGGIVVNGLEEVNRSLVQGRVLWKPGDRYDPQRMSDTRQALQDLEVFNSVTTQIPDRAPPPGPDGSVDVPVTITVSERPRRFIGAGIEYSTEDGFGGNFYWGHRNVFGGGEQFRLTGEVANLYSGSQSGDGTVESLTYRFGAQFRKPDFLWTRQSLVLEAVAAVERPEGYQREGFTTTARLEWKATPRLTLTYGLTGEVSRTRRDGDDTDGDGRGDREIKATLVGVPLGLAYDRSNSLLNPTSGYRVFLNTTPYYPLAGGDPFVINRVTGTAYYDLRGDGNYVLAGRASVGSILGGEAEDSIPFDKRFYVGGGGSVRGYGYQKAGPLDPDGDPIGGRSLVELGLEFRIKVTENIGIVPFLDAGTVSGTSFPTVEERLSLGAGIGLRYYTGFGPIRLDVAVPLNKRREDSAFALYISVGQAF, from the coding sequence ATGGGGCGGAGGAAGACCGGTACCTGGGGAGGGCGCATCCCGGTGCGCCTGGGTGTGGCCGCATGCGCCGCGGCGCTGGTGTCCATCTCGCAGGGCCCCGTGTCGCGGGGCTTGGCGCAGGAGGCGACGGTTCCACCGCCGCCGATCCCGCCTCCGCCCGCCGACGCCCCGGAACCGGAGGCCGGCACATTCCCCTACGAGGTCCGCCTGGAGGGGGTGGACGGGGAAGGCGAACTGGAAGGGCTGATCCGCGAAGCCTCATCCCTGATCCGGTTGCAGGACGAACCCCCACCGAGCGCCGCCGGTCTGCGCCGCCGCGCCCAGACCGACGAGGCGCGCATCGTCCAGGCCATGCGGTCGCTGGGGTACTACGACGGCGTGGTGGACATCGCGGTGGACCCCGACGCGACCCCCGCCGTCGTGACGGTCGGCATCACCCCCGGCCCGCGCTACACCTTCGACGTGGTCGAGGTGGTCGCCGCCGACGGCCGCCCTCTGCCGATCGATCCGCCGTCGCCCGCGGACCTCGACCTGGAGAAGGGCCGGCCGGCCCTGGCGCGGCAGGTCGTGGCCGCGCAGGAGCGGCTGGCCGACGCGTTCGCCAAGGCCGGGCGTCCCTTTGCACGGGTGGTGGACCGCCGCGCCGTGGTGGACCACGGCAAGGACGCCATGGACGTCACGTACGTCGTCGATCCGGGGCCGCCGGTCCGCTTCGGCGGTATCGTGGTGAACGGGCTCGAGGAGGTGAACCGGTCCCTGGTCCAGGGGCGCGTCCTGTGGAAGCCCGGCGACCGTTACGATCCGCAGAGAATGTCCGACACGCGCCAGGCCCTGCAGGATCTGGAGGTCTTCAACTCCGTCACCACGCAGATCCCGGACCGGGCGCCCCCGCCGGGACCCGATGGGTCCGTGGACGTGCCCGTCACCATCACCGTGTCCGAGCGCCCCCGCCGCTTCATCGGCGCCGGCATCGAGTACAGCACCGAGGACGGGTTCGGCGGCAACTTCTACTGGGGCCACCGCAACGTCTTCGGCGGCGGCGAGCAGTTCCGCCTGACCGGTGAAGTGGCGAACCTGTATTCCGGGTCGCAAAGCGGCGATGGGACCGTGGAAAGCCTGACCTACCGGTTCGGTGCGCAGTTCCGCAAACCCGACTTCCTGTGGACACGCCAGTCGCTGGTGCTGGAGGCGGTGGCCGCGGTCGAGCGGCCGGAGGGCTACCAGCGCGAAGGCTTCACCACCACGGCCCGGCTGGAGTGGAAGGCCACCCCGCGGTTGACCCTGACCTACGGCCTGACCGGCGAGGTGAGCCGCACGCGACGCGATGGCGACGACACCGACGGCGACGGGCGGGGCGACCGCGAGATCAAGGCCACCCTGGTCGGTGTGCCGTTGGGCCTGGCCTACGACAGGTCCAACAGCCTGCTGAACCCCACCTCCGGCTATCGGGTGTTCCTCAACACCACGCCCTACTACCCGCTCGCCGGCGGCGACCCGTTCGTCATCAACCGCGTGACCGGTACGGCCTACTACGACCTCCGCGGCGACGGGAACTACGTGCTGGCAGGGCGGGCGAGCGTCGGCAGCATCCTGGGCGGGGAGGCCGAGGATTCCATTCCGTTCGACAAGCGCTTCTATGTCGGCGGCGGCGGATCGGTCCGCGGCTACGGCTATCAGAAGGCGGGGCCGCTCGACCCCGACGGTGATCCGATCGGCGGCCGCAGCCTGGTGGAGCTGGGGTTGGAGTTCCGCATCAAGGTCACCGAGAACATCGGCATCGTGCCGTTCCTCGACGCCGGGACGGTGTCGGGCACCAGCTTCCCCACCGTCGAGGAGCGGCTCAGCCTGGGGGCGGGCATCGGCCTGCGCTACTACACCGGCTTCGGACCGATCCGCCTGGACGTGGCGGTGCCGCTGAACAAGCGCAGGGAGGACAGCGCCTTCGCCCTCTACATCAGCGTCGGGCAGGCCTTCTGA